From the Glycine max cultivar Williams 82 chromosome 11, Glycine_max_v4.0, whole genome shotgun sequence genome, the window aaattttaattagccTGGGGGCAAGAAATGTTAATATAAGAGGTGATTCAGAATTAGTGTTGAGGCAATTAACACAAGAATACAAATGTGTTAATGAACATTtagcaaaatattttgttatagcAAGTTCTCTTCTGAATCATTTCGATTATATCAACATTGAGCATGTACCTCGACAAGAAAACCGAGAAGCAAATGATTTAGCCCAAATAGCTTCAGGGTACAAAATGTCGAAGGAAAAGTTAACTCAGTTGAtcgaaataaaagataaactgGTGTTACCAGAGCCATTAAGCACTAAATTGCCAATGCCAAAACTTGTGGGGGCAAGTATACCACAAAATAATGAAGATGAAAGTATGAATGATCTTcaggaaaaaattcaaattttggccATTGACAATATGTTAGATAATGATTGGAGAAAGTCCATTATTGAATATTTGGAAAATCCAATAGGCAATGTGGCTCGAAAGATCAAATATAGGGCTTTAAATTACGTGATTGTGGGAAATGATTTGTTTAAAAAGACTGCAGAAGGAGTGTTGTTAAAATGTCTAAGTGAATCAGAAGCATACTTGGCAGTTTCCCATGTTCACAGTGGGGCTTGTGGATCACATCAAGCAGGCCATAAAATGAAATGGCTTTTATTTCGACAAGGTTTGTATTGGCCTTCGATGTTAAAAGACTGCATAGAATTCGCTAAAGGCTGTCAGGAATGCCAAAAGCATGCAGGGATACAGCATGTACCTGCTAGTGAGTTACATTCCATAATCAAACCTTGGCCTTTCAGAGGATGGGCTTTGGACTTAATTGGTGAAATCAAGCCTGCCTCTTCTAAGAACCAGCGTTATATTATAGTTGGTATCGATTACTTTACAAAATGGATCGAAGCAGTCCCTTTGCCAAATGTTGATCAGGAAGCAGTAATTagtttcattcaaaattatattatttataggttTGGTATTCCCGAAACAATTACCACTGATCAAGGTTCAGTTTTTACTGgacgaaaaatgaaagaatttgccCAAAAAACTGGCTTTCGATTGTTAACCTCAACACCATATTACGCGCAAGCAAATGGTCAGgtcgaagcagccaataagattgtaattaacttgattaaaaaacacattGCCCAAAAGCCAAGAAATTGGAATAAAACGTTAGATCAAGTTCTATGGGCATGTAGAAATTCTCCTAAGGAATCAACTAATACTACCCCATTTCGACTAACTTATGGGCACGATGCTGTACTTCCGGTCGAAATACATTTGCAATCAGCTAGAGTACAAAAACAAATGGACATTCCGAtcgaccattattggaaaatgatGTCAGATGAGTTAGTTGATTTAGACGAGGAGAGATTAAGAGCATTAGAAGTCTTgactaaacaaaaagaaagagttgctAAAGCTTATAATAAGAAAGTGAAGTCGAAAACTTTTAATGTTGGAGATTTAGTTTGGAAGGTTATCCTGCCCATGGATAGTAAGGATCGAGCTTTGGGCAAATGGTCCCCAAATTGGGAAGGACCgtttaaaataattcagatcTATTCGAATGGTGCTTATGAATTAGAGGAATTAACCCCTCAGAAACGTACTTTGAGGATAAAtggtaaatatttgaaaaaatataaaccaacaTTGCTCGAagttaaaataagcatagaataAACAGAAGTGATGGAAACATAAAAATGGCAATAACAGTAAAATTGCTACGAAAGGGCATGTGTctattacatcaagagtagaaTCGAAATACAGAATtcgaaataaaaaatcataaattctactAAGTCATGATCAAATCCTCATATAGCTTCTTCAAGGTGGCCATCTCTTTGCTTAAAACCTGGTCAGCACTCTCCATAGCTCTCGCCTCATCTGCTACCGCTTGAGATGCACTAAAGGCCTTCAGGCCTTCCCTCCCTTTTTCGGCAACCAGCTTCTGAATCGAATCAGCGGCCTTCTCCTGGAGTTCTTTGCGTTTAGCCTGCTCTGTTACAATTTTCTGCCTTAGATCATCGACCTGAGACAGCAAATTTGTAATAGTTGCCTCCCAGGAGGAGATATTATCATCACAGGCTTTGATCTCAGAAGATCCTTCTTTCGCCTCTTTGGTGAGACGCTCGACTTCACGTTGAGCCGCTCGGGCTTTCTCGAGCAGAAGGATATGTGCCTGTTTCTGGGCATCGAGTCTGGCGCCATTTTCGCGTTTTTTCTGCACAGTATTTGCAAATTGATCGATAATGGACTCGATTTGTATAACTTTGCCCAGAATTTCATCAGAAGTAAGGGGGTtatgcaatttcttcaaaaagttTAGGTGCCCAAAAGCAGCAGAAGGGTTCTCTTCAATGGATTTAAGTACGTCTGCCCGTGCGTATTCCATTGATAACTTCAAAAGCAGGCAATCTTGGCGTACTGTAGAGGTTATATCAGCATCAGATGAGGACGAAGCACCAGGATTCTTTTCACTTGAGGTGTTGGCTTGACTGGTGTTCAGCAGGAGTCGAAGGGCTGCAGCAGGGTCTTCGTCTTGCATTTGAATGAATGTATCCTCTGCGATCCCTATGCTAGCGGAAAGCTTAGATGTCGAAGACACTGGGAAAATGTCTGAACCTCCAGCTTCAGCCTCTTGTATGGCCTCTTCATCGGGAAAGTGTTCTTCAGATGAACTTCTCTGACTCGATCCCTGAGGACTGCTGGGTCCAATACCTTGACCTTCACCCTGTTCCTCAACATTCACTGCATCCGTCTCAGGAGCAGGAGAGGTTCGAGCACATGAGGGTATTTCTTCTACAGAAACATTTTGTTGTACCTGATTCGAATTGTCATGAAAAAGGTTAACAAATAGTTTCGTATTAGCTAtgattaaaatcatattaagaATGGTACCTCGACGGTAGGGTGTTCTTGTGGTAAGTCCGGTTGTTCGACAAGGTTGCCCATCTCAGCAATAGAGGGAGTAGTTTCTGTTTCAGCGCCACCAACATCAGTCGAAGGTGGTTGGACGTCAACAGGTTGATTCTCACCTTGTTCTTTTGAAgactttgtcttcttctttttcttcctgaTTGGCTCACCACCCTCGACCGTCACAGAAGGTTCAGGCTCGATCTgcttcactttctttttcttcttaggcATTTGAGCCTGGGAATCGCCTGCCTCTGTTTGGACAGCAGATTTGGTCGAAGTCTCAGGTGATTTTCTCTTTCTTACAAGAGgtctttcctcttcttcctgTGTTATGAGGGTAAAGAAATGTCAGAATATAGACTTGAAAGAGAGTTATAATATTGACATTAGAAATAAAACTTGCATCTTTTTCTTCGTCGAATTCGATGACTACACGCTTCGAGCGTTTTGAGGTCGTGGTAGTCTCGGTGCTATCATCTTTCTTTTGActctgaaaaaataaagaaatatgagGCAAAGACGTTAAGAGTAAAAGATAAGTTCAGAAGAGTTACCTTCTCTTCTTGTTTCCATTCTTGGATCTTCACCCCAGTGGGTTTCTTGGGTCTCACATCAGCTCGAGACGTTTCAACAATTTTCTTTGTCATGATTGTTTTGCCTGAAAGTAAGAATATTAGAAAAGGCAAAAATACATATCAATTTAGAAAGTCAAAAGTAATATTAATACCTCGAGCTTGAAGGTTTGAGCGGATATTTTCGACCGTTGGTTGGGTAAAACCACTCTCAAGTCTGGAGATCATGATAGTTGTGTCTCCAACCGAACGGCCCGAATAATATTTCTCCCACCAGGTAACAAATCCCATGGTGCAGAAGTGGGAATGGTTGAACTCAAAAGGATGCAGGTTATAATTTTCATCAAGAGAAATCTTCAAAAATTTCTTGAAAGTCTTTTCTGAAAGATTGGCCCCTCTTATGACGTCTCTAGGATCTTCGAACAAGCTTTTGGGACGGATCTGTGAGAGGCCAAATTGTCTTGAAACCAAATTAGGCTGGTATCCAACCAGGCCTAAATAGTTCGATTGAACACCTGTACGACAGGACAGGATCTGTGGATTCAAATAAAATGACCATATTTCATTCACTTCTTCTTCATTGTCCGGATCGACAGCAGGAAAATCGTCAGTGAACCAGGCCGGGCCGACCTCTCGACTAATGAATGGAGCATGTTGGGGAAGAAACTTGTCAAAACTCAGAAAAATCTTCATGTACTTGAGGAACAGCTTTTGTGGGTTTTGATCGAAGGTTTTGGGTGTTAATCGAAGTGCTCTCTGGCCTTCGATCGAGCGATTGGCAACTTCTTCAGCATAATCTTGTGGGATTATTAATCCCATTTCTTGTTCGAAAGTGGCATTAAGCCACAACTGGAGAAGCCACATAGGTCCAGATACTAAGAAGGAAGACCCATCCTTCGATTTCTTCAGGTCATCACATGCCTCTCCAAGCGATTCATATAGCACTGCTAACAAGAGGCGTCCAAATCCAAAGTTCTGACCTTCATGAATTTGTATTGCCATTGGAATAAATCTTTTGGCTACTTGCAAGGATTTTGTGCAAAAGACGTAGTGAGATAGCCATAGGGTCAAGAAGGCTACATGCTCTTCATCAGAGACTTCCTCTTCGACCGATCCTTTGTGTTCAGCTATATATTTGGAAAAGGTGTTCTCCTTATATACTAGCTTGATATTATCACTAGATTTAGTGGGATCATACGTTTCTccgctaggcctaaggcctgtgAGGGCAGCTACATCTAAGAGAGTAGGGGTCATCATTCCACATTTAAATTGAAAGGTGTTGGTAGAAGACTCGAAAAAATGCATAGCTGCTATCAGCATTTCTGGCCGATATTCAGGACCAAATCGAGAGAATTGTATTAAGTCAAATATGCCATATGTCTTCCAGAAATCCTCATACGCTTGTTCGACTCGATCAAGCCAAGGTATGTAATCCCTATGGGCTATTGACGGGGCGGATCGAAAGAGTTTGTGGGGTTTGCTTAAACAATTGAAGTTGTAAGGCTCACTATCAAAAATCCTAGGTTCGCAAGTTGGGTAGCAGGGGAATACCTTGTTCATTGAACTCGAGAGTGACTCTTGGTCTGGCAGAGGTCCACCGAAAGCGTAAACTGTCCTTTCCACTGCGAAAGGGATCATCACCTCCGATTCCCAGATTTCTGTGTGTTCGGCGTCACCTTGTGGTTCTGGAACCACCTTCTCTCCGTCGTTCCTGACTGTGAAACGGTGCCATTTCCCAGCAAACGGAACTGCTTGGCCTTGCGACATTATGAGAAATCTGAAAAAAGGATGATTTTCTCGTGAAGGGTTTTGTAGCTGATAGAATCAGTGAGTGAGAGCTTGGGTTCACGAAGAACAGTTGGCGAAGCTCAAAGATACGGTGAGGTTGATGATGAAAGGAGTAACAAGTTAATAGGAAGATCTGAAAGCAAGAAAGGTTTCGCCGGAAATATgaagcaaagaagaagaagggtttCAGAAGCAAGGAAGAAGAAGGGTTTTGGAAGAAGCTGAAGGGGTTTTATCTGTAGTTCTGGCGCTATTTATGGGgtttcactttaaaaaaagggaaaataatataataagaatCAAGGGTCAGAAATCAATCACATCAGATTTCCCTTTCTACTCCCCAGCGTGACACGTGTCCCACTCAGCCTAGAAAGGTGGAATTAATGATGGGTAATGGAGATCGAGGCGACGGTTACACAGTGAACGTGCGATCGTGACGTCGTTTCAGGAAAGCTggtagaagaagagaaaaaatgtcaACTTCTCATCTTCCTTCGATCTCGAATCGAAGCAGACATTTTTTTGGGGGCAATTTGTTAGCCCATATTTTCGACGAGCTAAAATATGTTCTAAGTATGCATTGGATGTCGTCTCGAGGTTCGGAGCGTATTACAGAGCAAGAGTCTGGCCAGGACCTGCTCGAATCGAAAAGAGAGGAGAGTCTTTAAGAAGGAATTCCCAGGTTCAAAGGAGTATTTACGAAGTACAAAGCTAAGACAAGAAAGAGGACTTCGAGTTATTGGGCAATTCGAACTGGTGTATGGACGAGTCGAAGTCGAGGCAGCAAGAGTTCTGGACTTAGCATAATTTCTGAACAAATCTTCACTAAACCagttcgacttcgagcaagatgGATAACCGTTCTAAGGAGCAGTTATGTGCATGTAAGATGTACGTGGCAGGACACTTGGCATTCGGATAATGTTCGACCGTTAGGGCAGTTTATTTTCgaatgtctatatatagcagttttagttagtttttgagGGTCGCAAATCATTTCTACAGAATCCTTATACACTCAAAGTATCCAGCGCAGAGAGAAACGAGTACACAAGGAGAATGTATGTTTGTTTGTGAACCATTTTAAGTTTCTGTAAACTTTACATTTCGAATGCAATTTACGTTTCGTTTTATAATTCCTGCATTTTAAATggttcattcgatcgaatgaactCGCTGAGCCTTTACATTCTGCAATTTTCCTTTCCTTGCCTAGTTATTTCCAGCCTTTCGATTTCTGTTAAACAATTTTACTTTCTGCAAATTTCGAACCAGTAAGTGTTTGTTGCAACGATGAACATTCAAAAGCTTTATATTTAAACGCAAAATACACAAGTGACATGCTCCTGAGATTCACTAGTTGATCTCGCAAGCAATTAACTTAGACTAGCGGTTGTTTACCAAATTCCAGTGTAAACAGATATATAAAAACATGTCTTTAGCTTGAGCGTCGTATTTTTGTTAAAGATGTAATATGAAATCATTCACGTGTGTTTACCTAATAGCCTTCACTATTTTTAACCAAAACTCAATATCAGCACATGATAGAAGGACATGCGCATTATTTAGGCTTCGAAGCTAGAGTGGCTCTTGTGTGCTAGGGTTTGTTAAAGATGTAACAAATCATTCATGATGTGTCTTCGTTTAACTTAAGCTTTTAGTGGTCCCTTAAAAAAGCATCTAGAAAATTATTAATGACTATCATATAGACTTTTTTAGCCTATTTCACGAAGATTCCTAGTGAAACTTTACAATATAAGATCTAATCATGTGATAAGCTTATTAACAAAGTgtttaatcaaattatttatccAAACATTATATTTAGATCGTGTCATTGTGATAACTTTAGCCTTTACATAATTGATCTAACATAGACTAGTATTAGGAACAAGATCTTGTTGGCCTTTCAATTTTCAGTTAAAAATTTAAGGATTTGTTTGATTTACGAAAATATGaactgttttcattttactttatttcttatttgtaAAGATTTATATGGAAAATGGTGGTAAAAACAACTTTAAGATGACATGGTTACCGTGTAGATTTTGTTAATTTACTTTATAAGCAAACTATAGCTTGCTGTAAAAGTGTTTCTTGCCGTGTTCATTTCCCTATAAGTTACATAGACTGATAATTAAGCCGCTAGACTACACATCTACACCAAATAGCATGCTAGCTAAGAAGGCAAATGCACCCTAAAACAGGTAGATTTTGACTGCGCAAACAAAATTGGCTTACATAAATTTGGCACTTTTAACCAAAATCACAACGCGCCTAATATTACTTGCATGAAGGCATGCCGGCTCCTTATTAGCTTTTGATGCTAGGTAGcaactttaattttatatcattgtgTACATCTCCTGTCTCTTGGTTGTACATCAGAATCCTTTTAATTTACTGCCACGGTCATACCTGTGGTCCCTACACCATACAACTTTACTACTAAGCCCCGAGAGCCAAGAGTCACAAGACAACGTGCGTTTGGTTTCATGTTTGATTATCCAAATTGACGTTCTTCCTTCATGGAAAGTTATACTTGTTTGTTTGACAAATTGTTTTTCTGATTAAGTTGAACATAACTTTTACCCAAATTGAGGTTTACTTCAAAGTTATTATTCTCTTGCTTTTCTGTTAAACATAGAAAGCTTCACACATAAATTAAGTTTCGTGAAATCTACTTATAACTAAACTTAAATTTACACAGTAAAGTTGGATCAAAGTTCACTTTTTCAACTATAACTCAAACACACAGTAAATTATACTATCGCAGCTCCCAAATAGAGTTCAACTATGTTACAATCTTCTTGTTTCTGGTATGATAGCAAATCTGAAAAAGACTTATATTTACCAAACTATGAAGTATGAACCCTGTCCCCTAAAGAGATTATGTTATGACCAATGGATCAAGACAACCTaagtatttttttggttttcctaaTGCTTCTCGTAAGTTTAAAGAAAACATTGCATGCATTGCAATTGCCAAATTTCAATCTGAAACGGACTCATCATATCTCCTAGAATTATTGTTCGGCAGGGATATAGCTGTCACTTTGAAAATCTTATGCCGTGGATTAAAAACCATCATAACTATGGCATGATGCAACCGCAACATATTATTGACCAGTGACCATAACTCAGTTAAAAAAGGTAAAGAAACAGCACCGCAGGGGTAACCAAGGCATGCCCCCTCCCCCTATGCCAAAAGTTTGtcattttcaaatatttcttcCTCTGATGACCGGTCTTCCCTTGatcattttaccttttttgcGTGCATGTTTTCTTATGTTCTGTGCAATACCTATATTGTCACTGAATAGCTCTATCACTTTTCAAACATAAAAGTCCTAAAAGTTCAGAGAGAATCCATCTTTCCAAAAATTTCTCCATCACGTCTCACCCATAACCTATACTGAGGTCTTGCTCATAACAGCTATAAAGTTCATCTtcataattattgattattcaattttactctTTCCCTATACATCTCGTGCAAAATGCATTTTCTATTTTGGTCTCTTTACCTTATAATGACAAGTGCTCAAACCAGGCACGATTAAATTTCAACAACCAATTTTTAGTTAACCAGAAGAAAATAACTCTTGATTAGACAACGGTCATGGTGTTCATAACATGGACTTACATTTTCAATTACTACTACTACAAGATGGTAGTGACAGCAAACATTGCATTAAATATGCAACCACAGACACTGAATTGCTTAAAGTCCCATGTTCATACTTAATGTCAAACAGGGGAAAAAAAGTTTGATCTGACTGTTGAAATATCCATACACTTTGAATTGTAACTTTTTTCTGCAGTAGTTAACCAGAAAAGAACTATATATTCATGAGATAGAATGTAGAACTGAAAGTTGTTAAAGTCCCATGTTCATACTtaatgaccaaaaaaaaaaaaaagtttgatctGACTATTGAAACATCCATACATTTTGAATTGTAAATTTTTCCTCCAATAGTTGACCAGAAAAGagctatatatattaatgtagaACTGAAAGCTCAGTTTAGTAACGAACAACTTTGAGTCCAAATGTCCAGAAATTAGGATGACTCAAATGGAACCAAATAGTACTATATCCATTCCGATGGTTAGGTTTGTCCATACATGAATTTCGACCAAGCCAACAAAAACCTTGACCAAGGAATTGCAAtcaaagcttttcaattcagaGCATAGGCCGGAAGATCTTAATATCTAATTCAGAAAAAGGAAATGATTCCCGCATATTGAGATAACTGAAAGCATAAATAGATTGGTAAATTTGGTATGTTACAGGGAAAAATAGGGTTCCCCGTATGTAATCATAGAAGAAACCATGAGTATCTCCCGGAGTAATACAGATAAGACTTGTTATAGGGTCTAGCTTGACCACTTACAAGagtttcatttatttatctaaTGCATCACTAAAGACATTACACCCATCTTTGTTTATCTGTTAACCTCCATGTGCAGTTCCTATTCTGTACTAACAGGGAGAGATTGGAAGAtaacaaagaaacaaagg encodes:
- the LOC121173043 gene encoding uncharacterized protein, with translation MSQGQAVPFAGKWHRFTVRNDGEKVVPEPQGDAEHTEIWESEVMIPFAVERTVYAFGGPLPDQESLSSSMNKVFPCYPTCEPRIFDSEPYNFNCLSKPHKLFRSAPSIAHRDYIPWLDRVEQAYEDFWKTYGIFDLIQFSRFGPEYRPEMLIAAMHFFESSTNTFQFKCGMMTPTLLDVAALTGLRPSGETYDPTKSSDNIKLVYKENTFSKYIAEHKGSVEEEVSDEEHVAFLTLWLSHYVFCTKSLQVAKRFIPMAIQIHEGQNFGFGRLLLAVLYESLGEACDDLKKSKDGSSFLVSGPMWLLQLWLNATFEQEMGLIIPQDYAEEVANRSIEGQRALRLTPKTFDQNPQKLFLKYMKIFLSFDKFLPQHAPFISREVGPAWFTDDFPAVDPDNEEEVNEIWSFYLNPQILSCRTGVQSNYLGLVGYQPNLVSRQFGLSQIRPKSLFEDPRDVIRGANLSEKTFKKFLKISLDENYNLHPFEFNHSHFCTMGFVTWWEKYYSGRSVGDTTIMISRLESGFTQPTVENIRSNLQARGKTIMTKKIVETSRADVRPKKPTGVKIQEWKQEEKSQKKDDSTETTTTSKRSKRVVIEFDEEKDEEEERPLVRKRKSPETSTKSAVQTEAGDSQAQMPKKKKKVKQIEPEPSVTVEGGEPIRKKKKKTKSSKEQGENQPVDVQPPSTDVGGAETETTPSIAEMGNLVEQPDLPQEHPTVEVQQNVSVEEIPSCARTSPAPETDAVNVEEQGEGQGIGPSSPQGSSQRSSSEEHFPDEEAIQEAEAGGSDIFPVSSTSKLSASIGIAEDTFIQMQDEDPAAALRLLLNTSQANTSSEKNPGASSSSDADITSTVRQDCLLLKLSMEYARADVLKSIEENPSAAFGHLNFLKKLHNPLTSDEILGKVIQIESIIDQFANTVQKKRENGARLDAQKQAHILLLEKARAAQREVERLTKEAKEGSSEIKACDDNISSWEATITNLLSQVDDLRQKIVTEQAKRKELQEKAADSIQKLVAEKGREGLKAFSASQAVADEARAMESADQVLSKEMATLKKLYEDLIMT